One genomic window of Deinococcus sp. Leaf326 includes the following:
- a CDS encoding ABC transporter substrate-binding protein, which translates to MKKALFALTALALLASTAQARTWDEIKKAGTIKIATEGAFPPFNVLTGKVLSGFEVDLANALAAQLGLKVEWVTAPFDGLLIGLQQNRYDFVIASHGITPERQKAVDFTDPHYCTGGAIVTKVGGPKTAASLSGKIVAVQVGTTYLTNVQKLSGVKTLVYPKDTDAQTALMTGRAAAWVGDKFTGLDLVKAQKGLQQGDLLFKEQIAMAVKKGNTSLTKELNAALAKAENNGTYAKISGKYFGQDIRCK; encoded by the coding sequence ATGAAAAAAGCACTGTTCGCGCTGACCGCCCTGGCCCTGCTCGCCAGCACTGCCCAGGCCCGCACCTGGGACGAGATCAAGAAGGCCGGCACCATCAAGATCGCCACGGAGGGCGCCTTCCCGCCCTTCAACGTGCTGACCGGCAAGGTGCTTTCGGGCTTCGAGGTGGACCTTGCCAACGCGCTCGCCGCGCAGCTCGGCCTGAAGGTCGAGTGGGTCACGGCGCCCTTCGACGGCCTGCTCATCGGCCTGCAGCAGAACCGCTACGACTTCGTGATCGCCTCGCACGGCATCACGCCCGAGCGCCAGAAGGCCGTGGACTTCACCGACCCGCACTACTGCACCGGTGGGGCCATCGTGACCAAGGTGGGCGGCCCCAAGACCGCGGCGAGCCTGAGCGGCAAGATCGTGGCCGTACAGGTGGGCACGACCTACCTGACCAACGTGCAGAAGCTCTCGGGCGTCAAGACGCTCGTGTACCCCAAGGACACCGACGCCCAGACCGCCCTGATGACCGGCCGCGCCGCTGCCTGGGTAGGCGACAAGTTCACGGGTCTGGACCTCGTCAAGGCGCAGAAGGGCCTGCAGCAGGGTGACCTGCTGTTCAAGGAACAGATCGCTATGGCGGTCAAGAAGGGCAACACCAGCCTGACCAAGGAACTCAACGCCGCGCTGGCAAAGGCCGAGAACAACGGCACCTACGCCAAGATCAGCGGCAAATACTTCGGGCAGGACATCCGCTGTAAGTAA
- a CDS encoding amino acid ABC transporter permease: MTASPPGRARPQGGHLLLWVVGSVVAFLVLFWIITLALQLPLWPEAISQNAALFVSGARTTLYLTLVSGVIGLVLGILLGLWKMSSNRILAAPASFIVWVVRGTPLYVQLLFANYALPVLFPPFGSLLTWADSWPFLEVGSVFVAAVFALSLNVAAYNAEVVRGGVLGVPRGQTEAARSLGLSGAQTMLTVVLPQALRLSLPALVNNIVALLKDSSLAATIAVTELTRIADQVRSSTFQPIPALAVAACVYLALTTVLTLFTDQLEKRVRIASR, translated from the coding sequence GTGACGGCGTCTCCTCCCGGCCGCGCCCGGCCACAGGGTGGCCACCTGCTGCTGTGGGTGGTGGGGTCGGTCGTCGCCTTTCTCGTCCTGTTCTGGATCATCACGCTGGCGCTGCAGCTGCCTCTTTGGCCCGAAGCCATCAGTCAGAACGCGGCCCTGTTCGTGTCGGGCGCGCGCACCACGTTGTACCTCACGCTCGTCAGCGGGGTGATTGGCTTGGTGCTGGGAATCCTGCTGGGGCTGTGGAAGATGAGCAGCAACCGCATTCTGGCGGCTCCCGCCAGTTTCATCGTGTGGGTGGTGCGCGGCACTCCGCTGTACGTGCAGCTGCTCTTTGCCAACTACGCCCTGCCCGTGCTGTTCCCGCCCTTCGGCAGCCTGCTGACCTGGGCCGACTCCTGGCCTTTTCTGGAGGTGGGCTCGGTATTCGTGGCGGCGGTGTTCGCGCTGTCGCTCAACGTGGCGGCCTACAACGCCGAGGTCGTGCGCGGCGGCGTTCTCGGCGTGCCGCGCGGCCAGACCGAGGCGGCGCGCTCGCTGGGCCTGAGCGGCGCGCAGACCATGCTGACCGTGGTTCTGCCCCAGGCCCTGCGCCTGAGCCTGCCCGCACTGGTCAACAACATCGTGGCCCTGCTCAAGGACTCGTCGCTGGCGGCCACCATCGCCGTGACCGAGCTGACCCGCATCGCCGATCAGGTGCGCTCCAGCACCTTCCAGCCCATTCCGGCGTTGGCGGTTGCGGCCTGCGTGTACCTCGCCCTCACCACCGTCCTGACCCTGTTCACCGATCAGCTCGAAAAACGGGTGCGGATCGCCAGCCGCTGA
- a CDS encoding tryptophan-rich sensory protein, translating into MTGTARQVTIVLVTVLTIVMNYLSNALPLFGRTNAQVSDNLPNAFTPAGLTFAVWGVIYLGLTVFAVYQALPAQRSPRFDRLFWPYLVSSLLNVSWLFAFQSLNLGLSVLVMLGLLVTLITLYLRVRSLKPLGAEYAALQVPVSLYLAWICVATMANVTAFLVLQGLGTGVLGLNGPLWSALLAVIAGLLGTVFLARFRDVAFALVLLWALYGVYAARPDVWAVGVGTALAAALLVLGVVGTLRRRRLAGSPV; encoded by the coding sequence ATGACTGGAACCGCGCGGCAGGTGACGATCGTCCTCGTGACGGTATTGACGATAGTGATGAATTATCTCAGTAACGCCCTGCCCCTGTTCGGGCGCACAAACGCTCAGGTGAGCGACAATCTGCCGAACGCCTTCACCCCAGCAGGTCTGACGTTCGCCGTGTGGGGCGTGATCTACTTGGGTCTGACAGTGTTTGCGGTGTACCAGGCCCTGCCCGCCCAGCGCAGCCCCCGCTTCGACCGGCTGTTCTGGCCCTATTTGGTGTCCAGCCTACTGAACGTGTCCTGGTTGTTCGCCTTCCAGAGTCTCAACCTGGGCCTGAGCGTGCTGGTGATGCTGGGGCTGCTCGTCACTCTGATCACGTTGTACCTGCGTGTACGCAGCCTGAAGCCCCTGGGGGCCGAGTACGCCGCGCTTCAGGTGCCGGTGAGTCTGTATCTCGCCTGGATCTGCGTGGCGACCATGGCGAACGTGACCGCCTTTCTGGTGTTGCAGGGCCTCGGCACGGGGGTGCTGGGCCTGAACGGCCCGCTGTGGAGCGCGCTGCTGGCCGTGATCGCCGGGCTACTGGGCACGGTGTTCCTCGCCCGTTTCCGGGATGTGGCCTTTGCGCTCGTGCTGCTCTGGGCCCTGTACGGGGTCTACGCCGCCCGGCCCGACGTGTGGGCGGTCGGCGTGGGGACGGCCCTGGCCGCCGCCCTGCTCGTGCTGGGGGTCGTTGGGACACTGCGCCGCCGTCGGCTGGCCGGAAGCCCGGTGTAG